The Lycium ferocissimum isolate CSIRO_LF1 chromosome 1, AGI_CSIRO_Lferr_CH_V1, whole genome shotgun sequence genome includes a region encoding these proteins:
- the LOC132057858 gene encoding ABC transporter G family member 14-like isoform X1, which yields MALHCVAAKPENSGTELMAVPTNSLNSSEQYDKSYLAFPVQIKSQESFSQRALSPITLKFEEIVYKIRQETKGMCCGGPSSTKEKTILNGVTGIVCPGEMLAMLGPSGSGKTTLLTALGGRLSGKLSGKITYNSQPFSGSIKRRTGFVAQDDVLYPHLTVIETLLFTALLRLPQSLGRVEKVRHVEHVIAELGLNKCRNSMIGGPLFRGISGGEKKRVSIGQEMLINPSLLLLDEPTSGLDSTTALRILNTVKRLASGGRTVIITIHQPSSQLYYMFDKVVLLSEGSPIYYGPASSALEYFSSIGFSISITINPADLLLDLANGIGPDTKHTIEQGDNTEQEKKLVREALVSAYEKNISTSLRTELCSLDNSNYNVSTRNGVKLEQWCTSWMHQFKVLLLRGLRERRYETFNRLRIFQVISVAFLAGLLWWHTPTSHIEDRIAMLFFFAVFWGFYPLYNAVFTFPQERRMLIKERSSGMYRLSSYFLAKTVGDLPLELALPTAFTFILYWMGGLKPDPTTFILSLLVVLYNVLVSQSLGLAFGALLMDVKQATTLASVTTLVFLIAGGYYIQQIPSFIVWLKYLSYSYYSYKLLLGVQYNQSDYYECSKGVYCQVANLPAIKSVGLNNMWIDVLIMAVMLVGYRLVAYLALTRVR from the exons ATGGCCCTTCATTGTGTAGCAGCAAAACCAGAAAATAGTGGCACAGAATTGATGGCAGTTCCGACGAATTCCCTTAATTCGTCAGAGCAATACGACAAGTCCTATCTGGCTTTCCCTGTCCAGATCAAGTCACAAGAGTCTTTTTCACAAAGGGCCCTGTCCCCTATaactttgaag TTTGAAGAGATTGTTTACAAGATTAGGCAAGAAACCAAAGGAATGTGCTGTGGAGGACCATCAAGCACAAAAGAGAAGACTATACTAAATGGGGTGACAGGTATAGTGTGTCCAGGAGAGATGCTAGCAATGTTAGGTCCATCAGGTAGTGGCAAAACTACCCTCCTAACAGCACTAGGCGGCCGTCTTTCGGGCAAATTATCCGGGAAAATTACATACAACAGCCAGCCTTTCTCGGGTTCAATTAAGCGTAGAACCGGTTTCGTGGCACAAGATGATGTCCTATATCCTCATCTCACAGTAATAGAAACACTTCTATTCACAGCTCTGCTTAGGCTGCCACAAAGCCTCGGCAGGGTGGAAAAAGTGAGACATGTAGAGCACGTTATTGCAGAACTTGGATTAAACAAGTGTAGAAACAGCATGATTGGAGGACCATTGTTTAGAGGGATATCAGGTGGAGAGAAGAAAAGAGTCAGTATAGGTCAAGAAATGCTGATCAACCCGAGTTTGCTACTTTTAGACGAGCCTACTTCAGGATTGGATTCGACAACAGCACTCCGGATCCTGAACACAGTTAAACGCCTAGCAAGTGGTGGTCGAACTGTGATCATAACGATCCATCAGCCGTCTAGCCAGCTTTATTATATGTTCGATAAGGTAGTGTTGCTCTCTGAGGGCTCTCCTATCTACTATGGTCCTGCATCAAGTGCCTTGGAATACTTCTCCTCTATTGGTTTTTCCATATCCATCACTATCAATCCTGCTGATCTCTTGCTCGATCTCGCGAATG GAATTGGACCGGATACCAAGCACACCATTGAGCAAGGTGACAATACGGAACAGGAAAAGAAGTTGGTGAGAGAAGCTCTCGTCTCTGCGTATGAAAAGAACATTTCGACAAGTTTGAGAACTGAGCTATGCAGTTTAGATAACAGTAATTACaatgtttctacaa GAAATGGTGTGAAATTAGAGCAATGGTGCACAAGTTGGATGCATCAATTCAAAGTGCTGCTCCTAAGGGGGCTAAGGGAGCGAAGATACGAGACGTTCAACAGGCTTCGGATCTTCCAAGTTATAAGTGTAGCATTTCTTGCAGGATTGTTGTGGTGGCATACTCCAACATCCCACATCGAAGATCGA ATTGCAATGTTATTCTTTTTCGCGGTATTTTGGGGCTTCTATCCACTCTACAATGCAGTTTTCACTTTTCCACAAGAAAGAAGAATGCTCATAAAAGAGCGATCATCAGGAATGTACCGCCTCTCGTCGTATTTTTTAGCCAAAACTGTGGGAGATttgcctttagaacttgcattACCAACAGCATTTACCTTCATCCTTTACTGGATGGGCGGGCTTAAGCCCGACCCTACAACCTTCATCCTATCACTTCTAGTAGTCCTCTACAACGTTCTCGTTTCACAAAGTCTCGGGCTAGCTTTTGGTGCTTTACTCATGGATGTTAAACAAGCCACTACTTTAGCATCGGTCACAACATTAGTCTTCCTAATTGCTGGAGGCTACTACATTCAACAAATTCCATCATTCATCGTTTGgttaaaatatttgagttacaGCTACTATAGCTACAAGTTGCTTCTAGGGGTTCAGTACAATCAGAGTGATTACTATGAATGTTCAAAAGGAGTCTATTGCCAAGTTGCAAATTTGCCTGCCATTAAATCAGTAGGCTTAAACAATATGTGGATCGACGTCTTGATCATGGCTGTGATGTTGGTAGGCTACAGACTTGTTGCTTATCTAGCCCTCACTCGTGTACGATGA
- the LOC132057858 gene encoding ABC transporter G family member 14-like isoform X2 translates to MLLGPFKKCCHTRVGSSKGHQHTFWAIFEEPEQPVAVTFEEIVYKIRQETKGMCCGGPSSTKEKTILNGVTGIVCPGEMLAMLGPSGSGKTTLLTALGGRLSGKLSGKITYNSQPFSGSIKRRTGFVAQDDVLYPHLTVIETLLFTALLRLPQSLGRVEKVRHVEHVIAELGLNKCRNSMIGGPLFRGISGGEKKRVSIGQEMLINPSLLLLDEPTSGLDSTTALRILNTVKRLASGGRTVIITIHQPSSQLYYMFDKVVLLSEGSPIYYGPASSALEYFSSIGFSISITINPADLLLDLANGIGPDTKHTIEQGDNTEQEKKLVREALVSAYEKNISTSLRTELCSLDNSNYNVSTRNGVKLEQWCTSWMHQFKVLLLRGLRERRYETFNRLRIFQVISVAFLAGLLWWHTPTSHIEDRIAMLFFFAVFWGFYPLYNAVFTFPQERRMLIKERSSGMYRLSSYFLAKTVGDLPLELALPTAFTFILYWMGGLKPDPTTFILSLLVVLYNVLVSQSLGLAFGALLMDVKQATTLASVTTLVFLIAGGYYIQQIPSFIVWLKYLSYSYYSYKLLLGVQYNQSDYYECSKGVYCQVANLPAIKSVGLNNMWIDVLIMAVMLVGYRLVAYLALTRVR, encoded by the exons ATGCTGCTCGGACCCTTCAAAAAATGTTGTCATACCcgtgttggatcctccaaaGGCCATCAACACACATTCTGGGCTATTTTTGAAGAGCCCGAGCAACCAGTGGCGGTTACG TTTGAAGAGATTGTTTACAAGATTAGGCAAGAAACCAAAGGAATGTGCTGTGGAGGACCATCAAGCACAAAAGAGAAGACTATACTAAATGGGGTGACAGGTATAGTGTGTCCAGGAGAGATGCTAGCAATGTTAGGTCCATCAGGTAGTGGCAAAACTACCCTCCTAACAGCACTAGGCGGCCGTCTTTCGGGCAAATTATCCGGGAAAATTACATACAACAGCCAGCCTTTCTCGGGTTCAATTAAGCGTAGAACCGGTTTCGTGGCACAAGATGATGTCCTATATCCTCATCTCACAGTAATAGAAACACTTCTATTCACAGCTCTGCTTAGGCTGCCACAAAGCCTCGGCAGGGTGGAAAAAGTGAGACATGTAGAGCACGTTATTGCAGAACTTGGATTAAACAAGTGTAGAAACAGCATGATTGGAGGACCATTGTTTAGAGGGATATCAGGTGGAGAGAAGAAAAGAGTCAGTATAGGTCAAGAAATGCTGATCAACCCGAGTTTGCTACTTTTAGACGAGCCTACTTCAGGATTGGATTCGACAACAGCACTCCGGATCCTGAACACAGTTAAACGCCTAGCAAGTGGTGGTCGAACTGTGATCATAACGATCCATCAGCCGTCTAGCCAGCTTTATTATATGTTCGATAAGGTAGTGTTGCTCTCTGAGGGCTCTCCTATCTACTATGGTCCTGCATCAAGTGCCTTGGAATACTTCTCCTCTATTGGTTTTTCCATATCCATCACTATCAATCCTGCTGATCTCTTGCTCGATCTCGCGAATG GAATTGGACCGGATACCAAGCACACCATTGAGCAAGGTGACAATACGGAACAGGAAAAGAAGTTGGTGAGAGAAGCTCTCGTCTCTGCGTATGAAAAGAACATTTCGACAAGTTTGAGAACTGAGCTATGCAGTTTAGATAACAGTAATTACaatgtttctacaa GAAATGGTGTGAAATTAGAGCAATGGTGCACAAGTTGGATGCATCAATTCAAAGTGCTGCTCCTAAGGGGGCTAAGGGAGCGAAGATACGAGACGTTCAACAGGCTTCGGATCTTCCAAGTTATAAGTGTAGCATTTCTTGCAGGATTGTTGTGGTGGCATACTCCAACATCCCACATCGAAGATCGA ATTGCAATGTTATTCTTTTTCGCGGTATTTTGGGGCTTCTATCCACTCTACAATGCAGTTTTCACTTTTCCACAAGAAAGAAGAATGCTCATAAAAGAGCGATCATCAGGAATGTACCGCCTCTCGTCGTATTTTTTAGCCAAAACTGTGGGAGATttgcctttagaacttgcattACCAACAGCATTTACCTTCATCCTTTACTGGATGGGCGGGCTTAAGCCCGACCCTACAACCTTCATCCTATCACTTCTAGTAGTCCTCTACAACGTTCTCGTTTCACAAAGTCTCGGGCTAGCTTTTGGTGCTTTACTCATGGATGTTAAACAAGCCACTACTTTAGCATCGGTCACAACATTAGTCTTCCTAATTGCTGGAGGCTACTACATTCAACAAATTCCATCATTCATCGTTTGgttaaaatatttgagttacaGCTACTATAGCTACAAGTTGCTTCTAGGGGTTCAGTACAATCAGAGTGATTACTATGAATGTTCAAAAGGAGTCTATTGCCAAGTTGCAAATTTGCCTGCCATTAAATCAGTAGGCTTAAACAATATGTGGATCGACGTCTTGATCATGGCTGTGATGTTGGTAGGCTACAGACTTGTTGCTTATCTAGCCCTCACTCGTGTACGATGA